In Cicer arietinum cultivar CDC Frontier isolate Library 1 chromosome 1, Cicar.CDCFrontier_v2.0, whole genome shotgun sequence, one DNA window encodes the following:
- the LOC113784997 gene encoding E3 ubiquitin-protein ligase UPL1-like: MMDQFLFDLLQPPKIRFFINSVTAVPLEEIQEPLKPFTWEFDKGDFHHWVDLFNHFGSFFEKYVKPRKDLQIDDNFLDSDPPFPTEAVLQILRVIRIVLDNCSNKHFYSSYEDEKQTRTEDENRNTKTVTNNEEEDGDQQ, translated from the exons ATGATGgatcaatttttgtttgatttgttGCAGCCTccaaaaattagatttttcatCAACAGTGTTACTGCAGTTCCACTTGAGGAGATACAAGAACCTTTAAAACCCTTCACGTGGGAGTTTGATAAG GGAGACTTTCATCACTGGGTTGATCTTTTTAACCATTTTGGTTCCTTCTTTGAGAAGTATGTTAAACCAAGGAAGGATTTACAAATTGATGACAATTTTCTGGACTCAGATCCTCCTTTCCCAACAGAAGCCGTTCTCCAAATTCTGCGTGTCATTAGAATAGTTTTGGATAATTGCTCAAATAAGCATTTCTACAGTTCATATGAG GACGAAAAACAAACACGAACAGAGGACGAAAACCGGAACACGAAGACGGTGACcaacaatgaagaagaagacgGTGACCAACAATGA